The Malus domestica chromosome 10, GDT2T_hap1 nucleotide sequence AACATAGGGCTAATCTTCCTTGTACATATGTATGTATTGCATTAATTACTTTCTTCGTGCATTCATTCCTACGGAAATTAATTCATATCCGTTTGTTCGAATACATGCAGGTTGTTGCTGGGCATTTGCCGCAGTGGCAGCAGTCGAAGGGATTACCCAAATCAAAACTGGCAAATTGATCTCACTGTCTGAACAACAACTTGTGAACTGTGATACAGAAGTTAACGAGGGCTGCCAAGGTGGTCGGGCAGTTAATGCCTTTGCATACATTCAACGAAACGGAGGAATCACCAGTGAAGAAAACTACCCATACCAGGGTTTAGATGGCACATGTGATATGAACAAAGCAAATGAGGCTGCTGCCCACATAACTGGTTATGCAGAGGTACCTCCCAACAGTGAAACCGATCTACTCAAGGCTGTGTCCATGCAACCAGTCTCGGTTTCCATCCACGCCTCACCAGCCTTTCAGCATTATTCAGGCGGGGTGTTCACCGGTGATGATTGTGGGACAAAATTGAACCACGCTGTTACCATCATTGGGTATGGGACAACTGAAGATGGCACCCCCTATTGGTTAATCAAGAATTCATGGTCTGATACGTGGGGTGAGAATGGCTACATGAAGATTCTTAGAAACGCTGATGCCCCAGGTGGTGTTTGTGGCCTCGCTATAAGACCTTGCTATCCGACTATGTAATGTATTAATCAAAGGGCGGAGTGAGCTTCTCCACTTTGCCTATAGGTTATAAGTACTACAGACAAAACCCATAGGCTGTGAAAATGCCCATATTTTGTACTTGCAAAAAGTATGTtctatgaaattacattattttacctttatattcaacaatgaatTTTCCTACCCTGCTTAGGCTAAATTAATAACCACAGCTGCAACGGCAGTTTGCTGGATTACGCCTTTGAATACATATAGCAAAACCGAGCAAGTGACAAAACGAGCATGCTTCCCAGATAACCGGCTATGGAACATGCCTCCACAGTGAAAACGACCTATTGAAGGCCGTGTCTCCATGACGAGCCTTTCAGTTTCCTATGGTGGGATTTTCTCCAATGATCGTGGGAAAGAACTGAACCATGCATTTGCAACCATCGGGTAAGGAGAGAATAAAGACGGCACCAACCATTTGCAGAAACATGACATATCTTTGTCGGCTGGCTATGGATTCTTCTTTTCAAACTATCTAAACTATTGATATAATCAAGGGGTTGAGAGATCATCTCGACTTCTCCTAACAAACCAAAACTACCAGGCTTCGCCTATAGCCAAGAAAATTTCTTGTAGTAGCTAATCTATACCATTCAATAAACTTTCGGGATCTTATAAAACAATATTGAAAACAGGATaatatatgcatttcatttggTATAGATATTTAATGATATGGATAACCGAAAATGAGTTCTAACAACAACATTAACAGAACAAAATGGatattcaaacaaaaaaaaaaattagcctttCCAAATGAAACAATACAGAAAGTATAATGAGAAATAAGTTTGAAATTCTGCCACTGTTCACAATAATAGGCTAATAGACATCATTACCTTACATGCCATTACACTTATCTAATAAACTGTATGAAATAGACGGAACCAGGCACAACTAACTAATAAGCTTAATCTCCTTCCGTTTGCTTAGTTACTATCCACAACATACATCACTTTAAAGAACAAATATATGGCAAATGACATTTTATCGTAGTGACAGAAAACAATCATGTTTATGCACTCTATTGCGGATTCAATCCCTACCGATCTCTCTCTCACctaacaactaacaatttaacAATTTAACTTACTAACCATATCAACTGTTGAGAAATCTACGAATCAAATCCCTGATTGTTGTATATTTACCTTATGTATATTTACTTAGTTAGGAAGTCAACTCCTTCTTTCATGGAGTTAATCATGTATAATCTATGTATATATTTTACTTCCCCGTTCATATCAATAATATACAGAAAATTCAAACCTTCGGTTCTTatgatggtatcagagc carries:
- the LOC114827768 gene encoding senescence-specific cysteine protease SAG12-like yields the protein MAFERNLLIVTILITLGTLASEATSRTLYQASIAAKHEQWMKKHGRVYQDSAEKERRFQIFKNNVEFVEKFNSEGNMTYSLSINRFSDMTYDEFLRHYTGYKQPTESTSSAAASFTYENLSPADVPQSIDWREKSAVTPIKFQGSCGCCWAFAAVAAVEGITQIKTGKLISLSEQQLVNCDTEVNEGCQGGRAVNAFAYIQRNGGITSEENYPYQGLDGTCDMNKANEAAAHITGYAEVPPNSETDLLKAVSMQPVSVSIHASPAFQHYSGGVFTGDDCGTKLNHAVTIIGYGTTEDGTPYWLIKNSWSDTWGENGYMKILRNADAPGGVCGLAIRPCYPTM